The DNA segment ttttctcagaTTGCTGGATTGTATTTGTACAGTTTCCTGCTGCATTTGGTGGCAGATAGTGAAGTTTCTGCTGACTGTTGATTCTTCATTAGTCACACATCAATAAGGCCTGCAGAGTGGCACTAACACACTCTTTACTTCTGCACATATGGATTGGCACAATGCTCAAGTCATGTCCTGTATGTGACCAAAGTATTGTAATGTATATCATGTATATAGCTTCTGAATGtcatttattaaatgttcttattttactgtatttatgaTTTTAAATAGCTCTTTATCTGTTTCCTCCTCAGTCTGTTTCTTGTACTGCTGCAATGTGGATTTCCTctctggggatcaataaagttgtatttttttatttgcttttagaGTCAATTGATTGGTTTTGAATCAAATTAGAAAACATGATTTACCTTCTTCAAGGTGTCCTCCATCACAGCAGGGTCATTCAGATCCAGAGAGGAGTCCTGTGTGTGAAACTTCAGTCTGAACACTTGTTTTGTTGTACCTGTGGAAACATTTCAGAATTTCATCAGTTGAAACACTAACAGGGAAAATGTGGTAGTTACATCCTCCATCTGTTGCATGTTTTCAGCATTAAGTCGACACAAACTGATCATCTGCAGCTGATCACCACTGCTGCTCACTTTACAAACAACTCCATAAAAATGAGGGTTAAAATTTATTGTCCGGGACTTGATCACAACAACAATCTGTCCTTTAATGCTGAGAAAACGAAAGAGCTTATCACTGACttcagaaaaatgaaaactgttCAGCCACAGAGACTTGACTTTCTGAGGTGTGTGAGGAAACACAGCATGTCAACAAAAACCCTCATTTACTTCTACCAGTCCAAAATAGGAAGCACCTTGACTGGATGCATACTGGTATGGTTTGGCAGCATAACAGCACAGGATCATAAACACCTGATGAGGATGGTGAAAATAGCGTCAATAATCATAGGATCACCATTACATCAGATACAGGACATGTACACCACCTGCTGGAGGAAGAAAGCACTTTGTATTTTAAAGGACACTAGTCACCCAGCACACAGCCTTTTCTCTTATCTTCACTCAGGGAAGCATCTGCAGAGCATCAGAGCTCCAACCTCCCGCCTCAGAGATAGTTTTTACCCCCAGGCGGTCAGACTACTGAACAGGAGCACTTAAAGACTGTGGATGCTGTGGAttatttatatatgtttatTATATGCTGCTGTTATATGTTGCTGTATAAATCCAAATATAATTTGAATAACGGGTCAGAACTCACGTGTGCCGTAGCAAATGAACGCTCTCCTGACGGCACAGGGCTTGTCGTACCATTGTCCAGAGAAGACGAACATGTGAACCACACAATGCTCAGTCCCTCGTTTGTTATCAGGTTCCCACAGTACGCAGGGCCTAAATGAGGAGCTACTTCCATCCGACCACTTCCAGGAGTCTCTGAAGAGGCCGATCCAGACACGTTCTCCTGCAGGTATCAGCTCCTGTACCTTCTGGTTCTCTGTCATGTTCCTCACACTGGTCAGGTCTGTGTAGTTTACTCTGCAGTGGCTCTGGGCCTCAGTCCATGTCATGGATTTGTTGATGAGGATAAATGTCACATCCGACCCTGAAAATAGAGCACAGTGAGGCGCTGTGTAGAGGCACCGTAACATACAGCCTCCCATCCATGCCTCTCTGTGGTACTTTTCAAACCATTATATAATATTGATAAACTAATGaatatgtaataataacaaagtaaaacattatcatcttaacaaataaaataaattaataacagTATTTCTGAACCATCTCTCTACATTCATAAAAACGTCCTTAAAATCACCAAAAATAGACACAAAcaatatattgtttttaaatatggATATTTTTGTCAGcgttattacacacacacacacacacacacacacacacactgtgtgcatgtgaacaTACAAGTGTCCAGTCTGTCCATATCAgccctctgtgatgtcatcaggagacacacTGAGCTGTTTTACTGTTTCCATTTGTTCTGTCTTATTCTCAGCCTGTCAGTCAcctttaaagcactttgaactGCTCTCacctgtatgaaaggtgctacaAATAAAGTTGGTTTGATGGATTGACTGATACTACAGAGGcccaaataatgaaaacaaagaggcaaagagaagcagagaaggAAAACTTCACTACTTCATATTCTCACCTCTGACATATGAGCAGACGACCTTAAGGCTGTCACTACACCAGTGGCCGTTCCATAGTCCATCCTCATCCATCGCTGTGCAGTGTGCTGCATTGTTAATATTGCTTGGTTCTCCAGCCCTCCATCGTCTGAACTCTGTCTCCCCGTGTTTGTAGAAACTTGTGTCTGACAGTGACCACCTCCAGCTGTACGTGTCTCTGTACAGTCCAATCCAGACTTCTCGATACTAATATTTGACAGTGAGATAAAGAATTAGACCTCGCTCTAGCTTTTGTTCAAGGCAACATTTTTACATAAACTTCCCATTAACAGTCTTGATGCTGCCTGTCAGTCTGATCCTCCACCACTTTATTACAGGATTTTACAGCTGAGAGATTCAATGTGTAAAACTCTTAAAGGACAGGTTCACAAAATTTAAGTCTGTCTTCAAACAACATTCAGGAGCTCATATGAACAGTGAAACAAGTTTTGCCTCCTGTAATCATTCCTGCTGTTCATACTGGACATTAAGAGATCCCCTCATATTGGACTTTCAGTGTAAGTGATGCTGTTGCAACtcataattaaataatttcaaTGTATGCGATAACAGTTTTGTAATAACACTGGTGTCATGTAAGATTAGAAGAGTTTCTTTGCTCTAAGAAACAAGGAGagtactcttttttttaaatgatcacATCATACACTGAATTAATGACATTATTCAACATGTTGCTACTTAGTTTATACATAATCATTTTCCTACATTATTACATTTGGCATAAAACTCTTAATTACTAATTAAGCACTCAGGTTTTCTGACATTATATgctgaatattattattattattattattattttgagctGCTACAGCTGGGGAACAAACTCTACAGTCCTCGTTCTGTGTAAAATATATTCAAACATTGATGTGAAGTTAATCTGAGGCTTCATCTGTCTGTGGAGATCTTCCAAAGTTAGAGTCTTCCTCCTTTTGTTACCATCCCTCCACTGCAGCTCAACAGGGAAACACTGTCTGCTCAAACACCATGAGGGAAGTTTATACTAAAaacactttatacttctactctacGACATTTTACAGGAGATATTTACTATAGTTACTATGTAGGATCAGATTTGAATACTTTCAAACCACCTGTCACTGACACACTTATCAAAATGACTTTGAAATGAAAGGCAGAGAAAAGTGAACTCAGATAGCTGTAACATACTGTGCTTGTATCTATCATGTTGTTCAGGGTCGTCACGTCCTCCATGTTGTCGACAGTAGCCAGGTCTGTGTATTTCTCTCTGCAGTAACTTTGTGCTTCAGTCCAGTTCTTCGGGTCATAAACAAAATGGTACTGACGTTCAGCATGTGATGAGACAGCACACAGCCCTGTAGTGACACACATGCATAGTGATCAGATTCAGACTATAAATGACTTTTTATATCTCTTCACTTTGTAATGTTTCATTTCAGTGTATTCAGGTGTGTCTTTGGACTAAACTCAAATATATACCAATATATACcatttttaaacacactttataaGCTACTTCTGCTCCATttgggagcgtatctatgtttccacggttctatgttgcccgctcaaccaagcgggaaacatggaaccctttttgtgtaagcagggaacatagaagcttttttgcagggttaagtggggaacatagaaccctggaaacatagggatgaccccgcTCCATTTCACACTGCagtactgtactttttactgcactacatttagtTGTTTTTCAAGATTTTACTCTAGAAACATATGAGAAATGTATATAATACATCATTCTGTATTAAACAAGGTGTCAGACGTGTCTGAGTTGTTATCAAAGAGACATTTCTCCTCTAAACATAAAACAGTTGATGAGCAGAAGAACTATAACCATCTTTGTCTGCTGCTCTTTGTTTAATGCCTGACTTTCAGACTTGTGGCTGTTGAAACAGCTCATTGTTTCCCATGAACAGCGTACGGTCCCTCAGTATCATTTCACTTCATGCTAATTATTCACAGGCAATTATTCATTGAATATTAGCATATGCAGCAATTTGAATTTAACTATTTATAGATTAATGGACAAATATTGTGAATGTTCACTTTTGtcagaaacatgtttgatatCATTTTGTTGGACCACAGCGACAGATAAATCCTGACAACAATCTGCAGTGAATGATCTGATTTCAAAGCAGTCATAGAAGATAAGATAGAacttaataatgaaataattaagATGAATTTCCATCACGTCCACTGTGAACAAGGCAGAGCCTGAAGACTCAGGGGAACTCTCGCCCACATCCCTGGCAGAGGTCGCTGAGGTAGTTAAAAAGCTCCCCAGTGGCAAGGCGccgggtgtggatgagattcgccctgagatgctgaaggctctgggcactgttgggctgtcttggTTGACACGCATTTTCAGTGTCATGTGGAGGTCGGGTACGGTGCCTgcagagtggcagaccggggtggtggttcCCATCTACAAAAAAGGGGAccggagggtgtgctccaactatcagggtatcacactgctcagcgtCCCGGgtaaagtttactccagggtgctggacaGGAGGCTCCGACCGATTGtcgaacctcagattcaggaggagcaatgcggaTTCCGTCCTGgctgtggaacagtggaccagctctttacccttgcaagACTGCTGGAGGGGGCGTGGGAGTTTGcctatccagtctacatgtgctttgtggacctGGAGATGGCTTATGACCGCGTCCCTCGGGGGGTCTTGTGGGGGTACTACCAGAGTACAGGGTGCCAGGCTCGCTGCTACGAGCCATCCGGTCCCTGTCCCTGGATGatcggtgcggcttctgcagtgatgcgggcgctgtgccggtccgttgtggtgaagagggagctgagccggaaagcaaagctttcagttcactggtccatctacgtcccaaccctcacctatggtcatgagctctgggtagtgaccgaaaaaatgagatcgcggatacaagtggTGGAAATGAATTTCCTCCGtgtggtggctgggctcagccttagagataaggTGAGGAGcccggacatccggagggagctcggagtagagccgctgctccttcgtgtcaaaAGAGGTCAGTTGAGGGCATCTGAcaaggatgcctcctgggcgcctcccactggaggtgtcctgagcacgtcccactggtaggaggctccggggcagacccagaacacgctggagggattacatatctcgtctggcctgggaacgccttggggtccctcaggaggagctggaaagtgttgccggtgagagggatgtctggggtgctttgctcggcttgttgcccccgcgacccggccccggataagtggatgaaaatggatggatggatggatggatggatggatggatggatgaatttgTTCTTGGGCTGAATGCTCCCATTGACATGCTAACACTCTTTCAATggccatgctaacatgctaatgctaagcAGGTAAAGTGCTCACCTTGTtatagcatgctaatatttagcacaaagtacagctgaggctgatgggatgTTCTGATGGTGTCTGATCATAAATCAAAATATTGGACAAAAGTCAGGAGATCAGAATGATCACAAGTGTTATATacttttgaaaaatgttaacATCAGGTATTTAAGAGTGTTTTAAACATGGAGCACTTATTAttattcatgtgtgttcatcattgttgctgtgaaaacattcggcTGAGCCTGAGAGGAAGAAGGGTGTGTCTGTAGAGTTGTGTGAATATTATTAAAATGAGGATGTGTTAGTTTCAGGGGAGCACTCatgttgttttggggttttcattttaaatctaTATGTTGATCAAAACTGATGTTTGGAACACTGTGCAACATGTTTGGGTTCTTTTCAGGACTGACCCAGTAACTGTTTAACATGTAACCAGGACTGGAATGTGACTAAGTACGTGTACAAGTACTGTGTCCatctctgtctgctgttgtttgcTGCTCTTCCTTTGTCTGAATGCGTGACTTCAGTGTTGTAGCTGTTGAAACAGCTCTTTGTTACACCTGAACAGTGCACAGTTCCCAGGGATCATGCAAACTGGCTCCAGGCAACAATTATTTGAATATTACACCATTTTTTCAGGATCATAGGCCTTTACTTGTTCAGGTGTTGCAAATATGATGATTTGAATTCTCCATCTTTCACAGAGGACACGTGACCTCTGGGTCAGAACACAGGTCAGCTAAGACACGCCGATGAACAACAGAGTGCTGAGTGCCAACTGGTGACGAAGCTGCCAGTTCATCAAGATACGATCTGCTTTTAAGGGCCAGTATCCCATGGTCAGGATAATCTCTGGCTTTCATCAAAGACTCAGAGACAAAGGACAAAGAAGCTGACCTAAAATCTACATTGATTGACATGTTATGCTGAGCTCACACAGTAACAATAGGAAGCTTTGTTGTAACATGGTGGTTTTCATGGAACCAAAACTTCTGTAAAGGAGACTTTAAAGTAAAGAATCAACCAGAGAGTTTTATTGATTGTCAGGATCCTAGTGTATTTCCATTGTTTTCCCTCCCCTTTGGTTTTTGTCTTGTCTTCCTgtcttgtgggtgtgtgtgtctgtctggagCTGGGCGGAGCTGGAGTCACCACTCACCTGCACACCTGCCAGCCATCAGTAATCAAGCCATCTCCACTCCATTCTGTATGAAAGCCTGGTCCAGTTCACATC comes from the Epinephelus lanceolatus isolate andai-2023 chromosome 8, ASM4190304v1, whole genome shotgun sequence genome and includes:
- the LOC144464188 gene encoding C-type mannose receptor 2-like; the encoded protein is MCVTTGLCAVSSHAERQYHFVYDPKNWTEAQSYCREKYTDLATVDNMEDVTTLNNMIDTSTYREVWIGLYRDTYSWRWSLSDTSFYKHGETEFRRWRAGEPSNINNAAHCTAMDEDGLWNGHWCSDSLKVVCSYVRGSDVTFILINKSMTWTEAQSHCRVNYTDLTSVRNMTENQKVQELIPAGERVWIGLFRDSWKWSDGSSSSFRPCVLWEPDNKRGTEHCVVHMFVFSGQWYDKPCAVRRAFICYGTREF